The Acinetobacter sp. GSS19 genome includes a region encoding these proteins:
- the pcaF gene encoding 3-oxoadipyl-CoA thiolase, translating to MKNAYIIDAIRTPFGRYAGGLAPVRADDLGALPIKALMERNPSVNWEQVDDLIYGCANQAGEDNRNVGRMSGLLSGLPHQVPATTLNRLCGSSLDAIATAARAIKSGEANLIIAGGVESMSRAPFVMGKSDSAFGRSQKIEDTTMGWRFINPKLKEMYGVETMPQTAENLAEQFNISREDQDKFALQSQQRCAAAQARGYFAKEIVPVVIPQRKGDPVVVDTDEHPRASTTAEGLAKLKPVVKADGTVTAGNASGINDGAAALLIASDEAVAQYNLKPRAKIIGATVVGVEPRIMGFGPAPAIKKLLAQTGLTLEQMDVIELNEAFSAQALSCTRDLGLADDAAHVNPNGGAIALGHPLGASGARLVTTALNHLEETGGKYGLCSMCIGVGQGIALIIERV from the coding sequence ATGAAAAATGCATATATTATCGATGCGATCCGTACCCCATTTGGCCGTTATGCGGGTGGTTTAGCCCCTGTACGTGCAGATGATCTGGGTGCATTACCGATCAAAGCCTTAATGGAGCGTAATCCATCGGTGAACTGGGAACAGGTGGATGACCTGATCTACGGCTGTGCCAACCAAGCCGGTGAAGACAACCGTAACGTGGGCCGTATGTCTGGCCTATTGTCTGGTTTGCCACACCAGGTTCCAGCAACCACATTAAACCGTCTTTGTGGTTCATCATTGGATGCGATCGCGACTGCTGCACGTGCAATCAAATCAGGTGAAGCGAATCTGATCATTGCCGGTGGTGTTGAATCGATGTCTCGTGCCCCATTTGTCATGGGTAAATCAGACAGCGCGTTCGGCCGTAGCCAGAAGATTGAAGACACTACCATGGGCTGGCGTTTTATCAATCCAAAGCTTAAAGAAATGTATGGCGTGGAAACCATGCCACAAACTGCAGAAAACCTGGCAGAACAATTCAACATTTCGCGTGAAGACCAAGACAAATTTGCCCTGCAAAGCCAACAACGTTGCGCAGCTGCACAAGCACGTGGTTACTTCGCTAAAGAAATCGTGCCAGTGGTAATCCCACAGCGCAAAGGCGATCCAGTGGTTGTAGATACCGATGAGCATCCACGTGCATCAACGACTGCTGAAGGCTTGGCAAAACTTAAACCTGTGGTGAAAGCAGACGGTACGGTCACTGCCGGTAATGCTTCAGGCATTAATGATGGTGCAGCAGCGCTACTGATTGCATCTGATGAAGCAGTTGCACAATACAACCTGAAACCACGTGCCAAAATCATTGGTGCAACCGTGGTCGGTGTAGAACCACGCATCATGGGCTTTGGTCCAGCGCCTGCAATCAAGAAACTGTTGGCTCAAACCGGTTTAACCCTTGAGCAAATGGATGTGATTGAGCTAAACGAAGCATTCTCGGCTCAAGCCTTGTCTTGTACCCGTGACTTGGGTCTTGCAGATGATGCTGCACATGTGAACCCGAACGGTGGTGCGATTGCCTTGGGTCACCCATTGGGTGCTTCAGGTGCACGTCTGGTCACCACGGCATTGAACCATTTGGAAGAAACTGGTGGTAAATACGGTCTGTGCTCAATGTGTATCGGTGTGGGTCAAGGCATTGCCTTGATTATCGAACGCGTATAA
- a CDS encoding 3-oxoacid CoA-transferase subunit B has protein sequence MSYSKLTRDQIAERVAQDIPDGAYVNLGIGLPTKISNYLPSDKDVFLHSENGLLAFGPPPAEEDRDPELINAGKEFVTMLTGGCFFHHGDSFAMMRGGHLDIAVLGAFQVAENGDLANWHTGAPDAIPAVGGAMDLAVGAKKVFITTDHVTKKGEPKIVAELSYPATGLKCVDRIYTDLCVIDVTPEGMKVIEKVDGLSFEELQAMTGAKLIDATQA, from the coding sequence ATGAGCTATAGCAAACTTACTCGCGACCAAATTGCTGAACGTGTTGCGCAAGACATTCCAGACGGTGCCTATGTGAATTTGGGTATTGGCCTACCAACCAAGATTTCAAACTACCTACCATCAGACAAAGATGTGTTTCTACACTCTGAAAATGGCCTGTTGGCATTTGGTCCACCGCCGGCAGAAGAAGACCGTGATCCGGAACTGATCAATGCCGGTAAAGAATTCGTGACGATGTTGACTGGCGGCTGTTTCTTCCATCATGGTGACTCTTTCGCCATGATGCGTGGTGGTCACCTCGATATCGCAGTACTGGGTGCTTTCCAGGTGGCTGAAAATGGTGACCTAGCGAACTGGCACACTGGTGCACCGGACGCGATTCCTGCCGTAGGTGGCGCGATGGACCTGGCTGTTGGTGCGAAGAAAGTCTTCATCACCACAGATCACGTGACCAAAAAAGGCGAACCTAAAATCGTTGCAGAGCTCAGCTATCCAGCAACTGGCTTGAAATGCGTGGATCGCATCTATACCGACCTGTGCGTGATTGATGTAACACCAGAAGGCATGAAAGTAATTGAGAAGGTTGACGGTTTAAGCTTTGAAGAATTACAAGCGATGACCGGTGCCAAACTGATTGATGCCACTCAGGCTTAA